The Halalkalibaculum roseum genome window below encodes:
- a CDS encoding CvpA family protein, which yields MNLLDYLILIPIVFFCYRGFVNGIIHEVLSIVGIVLAVFLSFQYMDNVASLIRPMFSENAGYIPLLSGALIFVGTISAVQLIAFLSKKFLETIKLNFVNRLAGVAFGFLKSGIVVSALLLILAGFNLPSQEARENSISYPYIIYLAPYTYDAVALIYPGAEYFTETVEKTLGKYNPIENFPTLDK from the coding sequence ATGAATCTTCTCGACTATCTCATTTTAATTCCGATTGTATTTTTCTGTTATCGTGGATTTGTGAATGGGATCATTCATGAGGTGTTGAGTATTGTCGGGATTGTGCTTGCCGTATTTTTATCCTTCCAATACATGGATAACGTAGCCTCACTGATACGTCCAATGTTCAGTGAAAATGCCGGTTACATTCCTTTGCTCTCCGGGGCTTTGATTTTCGTAGGAACCATCTCGGCCGTACAGCTCATTGCCTTTTTATCCAAAAAATTCCTGGAAACCATTAAACTCAATTTTGTAAATCGCCTGGCCGGAGTAGCATTCGGATTTTTGAAGAGCGGCATTGTTGTGAGTGCCCTTTTGTTAATTCTGGCAGGGTTTAACCTGCCCTCTCAAGAGGCTCGGGAAAATTCTATTTCCTATCCCTACATCATTTACCTGGCTCCCTATACCTACGATGCCGTTGCCCTGATATATCCCGGAGCCGAGTATTTTACCGAAACGGTAGAAAAAACCCTGGGCAAATATAACCCAATTGAAAATTTTCCAACCTTAGATAAATAA
- the tyrS gene encoding tyrosine--tRNA ligase, whose translation MSFLPVEEQLEVIRRGTVEIVPEEELVEKLKKSRKQDKPLKIKLGCDPTRPDLHLGHSVILRKLRQFQDLGHEAILIIGDFTALIGDPTGQNTTRPALSEEEIKENAKTYLDQATKILDPESTTIVYNSEWLGKMRFQDVIKLTSKLTVARMIERDDFSKRYNNNEPISLHEFLYPLAQGQDSVHLHSDVELGGTDQKFNLLVGRDLQKDDGQEPQIALMMPLLVGTDGTLKMSKSYDNYIGITEDANDMYGKVLSIPDDLIYSWFELVTDVPVDKLPKLKKRAEEDPRDTKHELALAITRMYHGEKAAKEARVHFEQTVINKEIPDDAPVYEYESGKEVRLLDIISDTGFTDSNGQTKRLMKQGGVSIDDEKITDKGYEVAFDDDTEFTLKVGKRNFAIIKSKS comes from the coding sequence ATGTCGTTTTTACCTGTAGAAGAACAGCTGGAAGTTATCCGCCGCGGGACCGTCGAAATAGTCCCTGAAGAAGAACTGGTGGAAAAGCTTAAGAAATCGCGCAAACAGGACAAACCTCTCAAGATAAAACTTGGATGTGATCCCACCCGTCCGGATCTTCACCTGGGACATTCTGTTATACTGAGAAAACTCCGGCAGTTTCAGGATCTGGGTCATGAGGCCATATTGATCATCGGCGATTTTACAGCGCTGATCGGGGATCCGACCGGACAAAATACTACCCGTCCTGCGCTTTCGGAAGAAGAGATCAAAGAGAACGCAAAGACCTATCTTGACCAAGCTACCAAAATTCTGGATCCAGAGAGTACGACTATTGTCTATAACTCCGAATGGCTTGGCAAAATGAGATTTCAGGATGTCATTAAGTTGACCTCGAAGCTAACCGTGGCGCGAATGATAGAGCGGGATGACTTCTCAAAACGTTATAATAACAACGAACCTATTTCGCTACACGAATTTCTCTATCCCCTGGCGCAGGGTCAGGATTCCGTGCACCTACACTCCGATGTAGAGCTTGGCGGCACCGACCAGAAATTCAACCTGCTGGTTGGACGGGACCTTCAAAAAGATGACGGTCAGGAGCCGCAGATTGCTCTGATGATGCCCCTGCTGGTTGGTACCGATGGTACGCTAAAAATGTCCAAGTCGTATGACAACTACATCGGTATCACCGAGGATGCCAACGACATGTACGGCAAGGTGCTCTCCATCCCCGACGACCTGATTTACTCTTGGTTTGAACTGGTCACTGACGTACCCGTGGACAAGCTGCCGAAACTTAAAAAGCGCGCCGAAGAAGATCCCCGGGATACAAAACACGAACTGGCTCTTGCCATTACCCGTATGTATCATGGTGAAAAGGCTGCAAAAGAAGCGAGGGTGCATTTTGAGCAGACAGTCATCAACAAGGAGATACCCGATGATGCGCCGGTTTACGAATACGAATCAGGTAAAGAAGTTCGGCTACTGGATATTATATCCGACACCGGCTTTACGGATAGCAACGGGCAGACCAAGCGCCTGATGAAGCAAGGTGGTGTCAGCATCGACGATGAGAAGATTACCGACAAGGGCTATGAAGTTGCCTTCGATGATGATACCGAATTCACCCTAAAAGTCGGTAAACGAAATTTCGCCATCATCAAAAGCAAATCATAG
- a CDS encoding exodeoxyribonuclease III, whose amino-acid sequence MVKISSFNVNGIRAAQRKGFTDWVAQTDPDIICLQELRALEHQVPKKIKKLPYHEAYHTAEKKGYSGVGILSKEKPVRVEAGIGVDWIDEEGRVLMAEYSDLIVFSIYAPSGTTGDERQDLKMEFLDHFLPFAQKYLSGDKPVVFCGDFNICHTSIDIHNPKQNKNTSGFLPEEREWVTRLLETGYEDVYRRLHEGETDLYSWWSYRAASKDRNKGWRIDYHMGSPELLDAAEDAVIEMEWDLSDHAPVTITYSL is encoded by the coding sequence ATGGTCAAAATATCATCTTTTAATGTAAACGGTATAAGAGCGGCGCAGCGAAAGGGATTTACGGATTGGGTAGCACAAACCGATCCGGATATCATTTGCCTGCAGGAATTGAGAGCCCTTGAACACCAGGTACCAAAGAAGATAAAGAAGTTGCCCTACCATGAAGCATACCATACGGCCGAGAAAAAAGGCTATTCCGGGGTTGGCATTTTATCCAAAGAAAAGCCAGTAAGAGTGGAAGCCGGCATTGGTGTTGACTGGATCGATGAGGAAGGGCGTGTGCTCATGGCTGAATATTCTGACCTCATTGTATTTTCCATCTATGCTCCCAGCGGTACCACGGGAGACGAACGGCAGGACCTAAAGATGGAATTTCTGGATCACTTCCTGCCCTTTGCCCAGAAATATTTAAGCGGTGACAAGCCGGTAGTCTTCTGCGGCGATTTCAATATCTGTCACACCTCCATAGATATCCATAATCCCAAACAGAATAAAAACACTTCCGGCTTTCTACCTGAAGAGAGAGAATGGGTAACCCGCCTGCTGGAGACCGGTTATGAAGATGTCTACCGACGCCTGCACGAGGGTGAAACCGACCTCTACAGCTGGTGGAGCTACCGGGCTGCCTCGAAAGACAGAAATAAGGGGTGGAGAATCGATTATCATATGGGCAGTCCCGAACTACTGGATGCGGCCGAAGATGCTGTTATTGAAATGGAGTGGGACCTCTCCGATCACGCCCCGGTTACAATCACATATAGCCTGTAA
- a CDS encoding MarR family winged helix-turn-helix transcriptional regulator, translating into MGTHFQGSKKEKRTLNAFIKLMRATESINNRLNRHLAEADLTVSQFGVMEALWHLGPLNQKSLGEKLLKSGGNITLVIDNLEKCNFVERQQDPSDRRAMLIHLTDKGEKFIESFFPKHLDHIKEEFSVLTEKEKEELARICKKLGLKE; encoded by the coding sequence ATGGGTACACACTTCCAGGGAAGCAAGAAGGAAAAAAGAACGCTCAACGCCTTCATTAAACTAATGCGAGCCACAGAGTCGATCAATAACAGGCTAAATCGACATCTTGCAGAAGCAGATCTTACCGTCAGCCAGTTTGGAGTTATGGAAGCCCTTTGGCATTTAGGTCCCCTAAATCAAAAATCCTTAGGGGAAAAATTGCTCAAAAGCGGCGGAAATATCACATTGGTCATTGATAACCTGGAAAAGTGCAATTTCGTCGAGCGGCAACAAGATCCAAGCGACCGTAGAGCCATGCTCATTCATTTAACGGATAAGGGCGAGAAGTTTATAGAATCCTTTTTCCCAAAGCATCTCGATCATATTAAGGAAGAGTTTTCCGTTCTCACCGAAAAGGAGAAGGAAGAGCTGGCACGCATCTGTAAGAAACTGGGACTCAAAGAGTAA
- a CDS encoding amidohydrolase family protein, whose amino-acid sequence MFKILRSSLLLVFTLLFTFTSTSVAQQSSQTVLITNANIIDGVQEEVITDVSILLKEGKIAAILESNEPVPRADSVIDAGNRYVLPGLIDAHTHISSLASADRALHSGVTTLRTAGSDSYHDIAINNLVIKGKLAGPEIVGAGIFVQPNLGEDLLADLRFADLSKPITTEKTLRKLVQINVERGARVIKTRATERAGSPDTDPRKQVYSEKQLSIIVDEASKHGIPVMAHSHGAEGSAAAVAAGVRSIEHGTYLKEETILQMKKKGTYLVPTYTTVVDLTEPGGDYDHPVTTIRGLHMLPRMEQMIQTAMEHGVPLVASTDSGYGPESINRVAMEAANFVDLGMSHFDAIRSCTSLAAELLMVEDHTGKIAEGYDADLIIVERNPLDDIRSLQDAVVIISNGHIVKNRLPFALDH is encoded by the coding sequence ATGTTTAAAATTCTACGATCCTCTCTGCTACTTGTTTTCACCCTACTCTTTACCTTTACATCCACAAGCGTCGCTCAGCAGTCATCTCAAACCGTGCTAATCACCAATGCCAATATCATTGACGGTGTGCAGGAAGAAGTAATAACCGATGTCTCGATACTATTGAAAGAAGGAAAAATAGCGGCAATTCTGGAATCTAATGAACCTGTACCGAGAGCAGATTCAGTGATTGATGCAGGAAACAGGTATGTATTACCCGGACTGATAGATGCTCATACGCATATTTCAAGCTTAGCTTCGGCAGATCGAGCACTCCATTCCGGTGTCACCACCCTGAGAACCGCAGGGTCTGATTCTTACCACGACATCGCCATCAACAACCTGGTTATAAAAGGTAAACTCGCGGGTCCTGAAATTGTCGGTGCGGGCATTTTTGTACAGCCAAACCTTGGGGAGGACCTATTAGCAGATTTACGCTTTGCCGATCTCTCCAAACCGATAACCACGGAAAAAACCCTTCGGAAACTGGTGCAAATCAATGTAGAAAGAGGTGCAAGGGTCATAAAGACCAGGGCAACCGAAAGGGCAGGATCTCCTGACACCGATCCGAGAAAACAGGTATACTCTGAGAAGCAGCTCAGCATTATCGTTGATGAGGCTTCAAAACACGGTATCCCCGTAATGGCCCACTCTCATGGGGCGGAAGGTTCTGCAGCTGCCGTTGCCGCCGGGGTTAGAAGCATTGAGCACGGGACCTATCTGAAAGAGGAGACCATCCTACAAATGAAAAAGAAGGGCACCTATCTTGTTCCGACCTACACCACAGTTGTGGACCTGACCGAGCCGGGCGGTGATTACGATCACCCGGTCACAACCATTCGCGGGTTGCATATGCTCCCTCGTATGGAACAGATGATCCAGACTGCTATGGAACACGGTGTACCGCTTGTAGCCAGTACCGATTCAGGCTACGGTCCTGAAAGCATTAACCGTGTTGCCATGGAAGCCGCCAATTTCGTAGATCTCGGTATGAGCCACTTCGATGCCATTCGCTCATGTACTTCCCTGGCTGCCGAACTGTTGATGGTTGAAGATCACACAGGAAAAATCGCCGAGGGATACGACGCAGATCTCATTATCGTGGAAAGAAATCCCTTGGATGATATCCGATCCCTGCAGGATGCGGTGGTCATCATCAGCAACGGGCATATCGTAAAGAATCGCTTGCCCTTTGCACTGGATCACTAG
- a CDS encoding M14 family zinc carboxypeptidase, giving the protein MNKYLNGVLCLTIGMMVGIVSVKAQTPPSPQEFLGYELGSTFSLTQNLEAYYEELAKNSPRVEYRSYGKSVLGRDLPLVIVGSEQNLTRQSEIKQHIKKLTKATEPLPNSEVDALSAETPSVLYIYVLDAANEMPGVEGSMQIAYDLATKEDPVTQNIRENLLVIMSPMPNPDAHAKNVEWHHVYDIPGSSVDPNSKQNRTPWGLRSDGNAWGIDINRDFTWFVTPETRAMAEVSVEWQPQTMLDLHCCPPVFFMTPTGPPDHPMWPEVNRKWANRSVDLAKEEFGKKGYSMSSGMDYAGITYLGHGITWGLLGPSISGQMFESIGGKPAVKRSDGSVATLKMGIDRHIIGTWSVMEALSNNKQELLKDAYEQSIASAEKARDAEVQGVVIPASGPGVDPAKVKRLLDRLSIQGIEVQMTTEAFSIEGSPFMDLSTTADRQFPSGAYIIDFVQPYSRLARSILDPTLKTPVPMVDPRNPREVPFYDSQVQNLPLLFGVKAYTVEENIPSVQSEPYQGINLVSSSSGSDTGNPYAYVLPPSLESSYKVAVNLMQEDYKVRVFKGPFRHGNRILEKGSFAIISSRNPDELHERIDELTEQFSAELISIDSPINNSGVDFGNSDLVEHIPNPHIAVLADEPADYGDIFAGIRTLLDIDFNITFSPVRKEILENRDLSKYTTIVLPTGRNYEGRLKLDNLKKYVQEGGTIIAAKEAGLALSKDSVLGKNIHSDGSADQTFGTILRAEWQTYDSPPPGQWVEWEPEIKVDRPLLSVGYGKEFAARGANVILYEVEMESDAKVIARYTENTNALLLDGFMVESDKEKIAGRPYAIDHPVGQGRVIYLTEPVNYRGYWYGTNLLFLNALLFGPAL; this is encoded by the coding sequence ATGAATAAGTATCTGAATGGAGTTCTTTGCCTGACTATAGGGATGATGGTGGGCATTGTATCTGTAAAAGCCCAAACCCCTCCATCCCCCCAAGAGTTTTTGGGATATGAACTGGGCAGTACTTTTAGCCTTACCCAAAATCTTGAAGCCTATTATGAAGAGCTGGCGAAAAATTCCCCTAGGGTAGAATATCGCAGTTATGGGAAAAGTGTTCTGGGACGAGACCTTCCCCTGGTGATCGTCGGGAGTGAGCAAAACCTGACTAGGCAATCGGAGATAAAGCAGCATATCAAAAAATTGACCAAGGCCACCGAGCCTCTACCCAATAGTGAAGTGGACGCCCTTTCGGCGGAAACCCCTTCCGTGCTATACATCTATGTGCTGGATGCCGCTAACGAAATGCCGGGTGTTGAAGGATCGATGCAGATAGCTTATGATCTTGCTACCAAAGAGGATCCGGTAACCCAAAATATCAGGGAGAACCTGCTGGTTATCATGTCACCCATGCCCAACCCTGATGCTCATGCCAAGAATGTTGAATGGCATCATGTGTACGATATACCGGGTTCATCTGTAGATCCAAACTCGAAACAGAATCGTACTCCCTGGGGATTACGCAGTGACGGAAATGCCTGGGGCATAGATATCAATCGTGACTTTACATGGTTTGTAACACCGGAAACTCGCGCCATGGCTGAAGTCTCTGTTGAGTGGCAGCCACAAACCATGCTTGACCTCCACTGCTGTCCGCCCGTTTTCTTCATGACTCCCACGGGTCCGCCCGATCATCCTATGTGGCCGGAGGTGAATCGTAAATGGGCCAATCGTTCTGTTGATCTGGCGAAAGAAGAGTTCGGTAAAAAAGGCTACAGCATGTCAAGCGGCATGGATTACGCCGGTATCACTTACCTTGGCCATGGCATTACCTGGGGCCTCTTGGGTCCCTCGATTTCAGGACAAATGTTTGAGAGCATTGGTGGCAAGCCGGCGGTCAAAAGATCTGACGGTTCCGTAGCAACCCTCAAGATGGGTATAGACCGGCATATCATCGGTACCTGGTCTGTGATGGAAGCCCTGAGCAATAACAAGCAGGAACTGCTTAAGGACGCCTATGAGCAATCAATTGCCAGCGCCGAAAAAGCCAGGGATGCCGAAGTGCAGGGTGTAGTGATTCCTGCTTCCGGGCCCGGCGTTGACCCGGCAAAGGTAAAGAGACTGCTCGACCGATTAAGCATTCAGGGAATAGAAGTTCAAATGACAACAGAAGCTTTTAGTATAGAGGGGAGTCCGTTTATGGATCTTTCTACGACGGCCGACCGCCAATTTCCAAGCGGTGCCTATATTATCGACTTTGTTCAGCCTTACAGCCGCCTGGCACGATCTATACTAGACCCTACCCTGAAAACACCGGTCCCGATGGTGGATCCCAGGAATCCCCGTGAAGTTCCCTTTTACGATTCCCAGGTGCAAAATCTGCCACTCCTATTCGGGGTGAAAGCTTATACGGTCGAGGAAAACATTCCCTCAGTACAAAGCGAACCCTACCAAGGGATTAACCTGGTTTCATCTTCTAGCGGTTCCGACACCGGTAACCCTTATGCCTATGTTCTGCCACCCAGTCTCGAAAGCAGCTATAAAGTTGCGGTAAATCTTATGCAGGAAGACTATAAAGTTCGGGTATTTAAGGGTCCTTTCCGACATGGGAATCGTATTCTGGAAAAAGGATCGTTCGCGATCATTAGCAGTCGCAATCCGGATGAGCTCCACGAACGTATTGATGAACTCACAGAGCAGTTTAGTGCAGAGCTGATCAGTATCGATTCACCTATCAATAATAGCGGAGTAGATTTCGGCAATTCGGACCTGGTTGAGCACATTCCGAATCCCCACATAGCAGTTCTGGCCGATGAGCCTGCCGATTACGGCGATATTTTTGCTGGAATACGCACACTGCTGGATATCGATTTTAACATCACTTTCAGCCCCGTAAGGAAAGAGATTCTTGAAAACAGGGACTTATCGAAATATACTACCATTGTGTTGCCTACCGGACGCAACTATGAAGGCCGATTAAAGCTGGACAACTTGAAAAAATATGTGCAAGAGGGCGGGACCATAATTGCCGCCAAAGAGGCCGGTCTTGCCCTGTCAAAAGATTCAGTGCTTGGCAAAAACATCCATTCCGATGGAAGCGCGGATCAAACTTTTGGAACCATCCTTCGGGCGGAATGGCAAACCTATGACTCCCCGCCACCGGGGCAATGGGTAGAGTGGGAGCCTGAGATCAAGGTAGATCGCCCCTTGCTGTCAGTCGGGTATGGAAAAGAGTTCGCAGCCAGAGGTGCCAATGTTATCCTCTATGAAGTAGAAATGGAAAGTGATGCCAAAGTAATAGCCCGTTATACTGAAAATACCAACGCTCTTCTGCTGGACGGATTTATGGTTGAAAGCGACAAAGAGAAAATAGCGGGCAGACCTTATGCGATTGACCATCCTGTAGGGCAAGGCAGGGTTATATACCTGACCGAACCTGTTAATTACAGGGGATACTGGTATGGCACCAACCTACTGTTTCTCAACGCACTGCTTTTCGGTCCAGCTCTATAA